CACAAATACAGTTTAACTAGATCATTTATACTTTATTAGTCTGAAACAATCAGTAAAATGTGTCACAATTCATTACTGGAATAGAAAGCTAACTATATGTAAACTACtaacaaatgtattttataCAGTTCATTACAAgcaattataaatgttaatattacaataatgaaaattgtgtttcaattttaaaacaatttaacatttactATGTATctctaattattttaaattctaaattgcTTTTATATTCTGACAAATTATGGTTTAATATCTATGTTTGTTTCACAATATGATTGATAAAGTAAAAATTAATGTAACTATGCTACTATAAACTCTTAAAACGATATTACTAGAACAGCCTATTGAAAGAGATATACTTAATtgcataaacaaaatattacttAAACCAGGTATTCAAATATGTATATTAAAAACCAAAGCAAATTAAGACCAATATATAGCATACATAATGATAGAGAAAACAGTTTGATATTGATAGAAAATATGAACTTaaacacaacaaataataaattcaaatatttacaGTGTATTCAAAGCAAAGCCAATTAcccataattaattatatatttaaaactcgtaaataaaattaaaagtaataATAGAAATGCTGTATTATTCCTTATATCCTAGAcatgtcattggttaaaactaaaaacttaattttactGCAGTcccttttttttctatttatctTGTTGCTCGGGATAAACTGCATGCTCATCTTCATCTTGATGACATAATCATTTGTCATCGTTTTTTAATCATTTGatagtttttcatttatttttggaCTCAATGTTTTACATTCTATTCCTATTCATGGTGGACTTGGTGACAATTTGGtcttttgaaaacaattaaaatagcTGTTAACATCTATGTACTGTATAGTACTATTTATAATTCTTGTGCTAATTATTTTACTACAATTGTAGTGAAAACTGGTTATGGAAACAATCAATGGTCTTCAAGCAAAGTTATTTCAAGAAattattcaattatatttttatttttgtttttacaaattatttttaattattcaaaataatttgcATTATGCCTTTCAAGAATATTTTAGATTAGTATATATTACAAAGACTATCTGTAAAGTCCACCAGACATAAAGGACTGAAGCATCAAGCGTCATGTCAATTGACACCTAATTTCTCTTTCCAGATTCCACAAATCTCATCAAAGCACATTGTAGGGCCTGGGTAAGCTAGTCTCTCTAAATTAGTACAGTCTGCTGCTTCACAggaatatattttaacttttttggTTATTGGCATATCCATGCTTTAATGTTATATTGACTGCTAACATGTTGCAACTCATTTTCATAACAATTTATGTCTTGTGCCATTGGTTAAATTTATCaaacagaaaagaaaattatattcaTGCATTGCATATAACTTAATAAAgttggtttgtttgttttaaataatttttgtgaTCTAAATGCTGAATTCAGTAATTTTCTTGTTGTCGCCATAAACATAGTTAACTAAGTTGAAGGATGTTAATAAATTCTGTAATTGTGTCATGATCTGCTTCTGTTACGACCTTCAGCAGGTGTTTCTTTCGAATTAAATGCTGAATTCAGTAATGTTGTTGTTGCCATAAACACATTTACATACTATTTTCAAGGATTTCACTAAAAGCTAAAATTGTGTCATGATCTGCTTCTGTTATGACCTTAAGCAGGTGTTTCTTTCcacatttattttcatcattaccTGTCTCTGCATCTTTTGCTTTCTCTAAATCTGTTGCTGCCTGAAGGAGGACATCAGGCAGATGTAGTTTTTTACAAACACTTTCTGTTGGTTTTTCTTGGGACGTTTTGATATGTTTAAATTCATCTAGATTCAGGTCTGAAATCAATTTAAGCAGGTGGCGTTGGTCATATGCTAATTTAATATCCATCTTTGGGACTGTAACTTTTAGCATTTTGTTAACATCTAATGAATTCAATGTTACTTTCAATTCATCTGAAGATGAGACGATAAAATAATCCAAATTCTTTTTGCCCTTACGACATCCTTTTGGATCTGTAGCTGCTACTACAAAATCTTTGCTATCTTTCAACCAATCTTGTGCTTCATCTGAAGTAATGTTGAAATTGCCACCAATTACTAAATGGTCTGCAGGTTGTTTGTTTTTCTTGGCAAATTCCATGAGCTGTACAAAATCTGATTTTTTCATATCATTACTTGGAGAATTCTGTCGACCATGCCATGATATTGCTATTATAGTATGATCGATTTTTGACGTTACCTTTTGCGCACACATACGGTCTTTTATTCCATCAGGAACTTCATTCATTTGTTCAATTGCTTCTTTAGTTGCAagtgttttttttacaaatatgcTTTTGAATGAACGAGGAATATTTGTATTGAACTGATCATTGTGGGTATCGTTAAACTGATCACGAAAGTTTTCATTTGGTACTTGCTGCAAAAACAATATATCTGAATTTTTTAACATATCGTTTTCTAAAGCCTTTTTACCTAGTTTCGCTATTTGACACACATCAAAAGTagtcatatttagaattttttcatCAATTTTAAATGTAGCATATACAGGATTGTGATTAAAATAGCCCATTATTTcaggtacagtataataaaaagaaattacagTAATACTTTAgtaatcaataaaattattatttaataattattataaaagaaatatataatataattcaataattatatatgagaacaataatacagtagttaattgtgagtagaatgttCCCCTTTAATTTTTTCAAGTTCTAGTGCCAATTGTTTTTCATCCACTAAAGTGTATTGTAGACGGTCTACGTGCTGCCTTTGTTAACCAATTATTACTCTGAATGTccaaaatctaaaataaaacaaacatacaacaGTGATGAAAGTTATATGTATTGTATAGATACAAAAACAGTATATTTCAACTTTGtgcaatatataaaaattaatttgaaatgatatgATGATGAAATCGGtcagaatgagaaaaagtcggcccaaccgagattcgaacccgaaACCCTCAACAGTGGCGGATCCAGAGCATCCCCCCCACTTATAAATCTGGactaaaaaaaattatcctACCATATGGGGAAAAAACGTAAGAGTAAAGTACTTTCACTtttgattaaaacacattatTTCAGCGCCGTTGCTGTCGACGACCTTATTGATATGGGTGTTTTGCTAATCGgtaagaatgagaaaaagccggcccaaccgagattcgaacccaaaACCTTCTACAGTGGCGGATCCAGAggcgcccccccccccccacccctaTAAATCTGGACTTAAAAAAATTATGGGAAAAAGCATATTTTTTCCATAAccttatgttttatatagttaGAAAtctagaaatttacagacacgtaagACGTACACTCATTTGATGGTTATGACCCTTGTTGTTAATGTACTTATCAGTTTTAAATTACTTTCGACATATTTAGGCtatgttatatataaatatcgtGGTTTTAAACTCACCGCCATATTTTTTGTTACTGATATAAGGGGGTAAGGGAGCTGCGTGCACCCCAGGATCCACCTCTGTCATACCGCTTAGCAAAACATCCATAACAATAAGATCGGCGACAACACCGGCGCTAAacaatgtgttttaatcaaAAGTGAAAGTACTTTACTCTTATTAGTCCGGCAGCCAAGGGGTTTAACCTTGCAATGTTttctatagtttttttttattctcaataCCATCAGAATGAAGAATTTTGTTAAAAAGAAGtctcctgcacatctacagttaGAGGTCAATCTTGTGACCAAGTTATACGATTTATGTTAACAAGAATTAGAGATACACTTGACACAAAATtcagggaaagaaagaagaataagatagaaaaaaaaaatcatgacaataacaaggggttgtTCGCCAAGTgcggcaacactagcccttcatcagtgcaagtgaataTACATTTCTTAATAGCGATTTATTTTATCCTAAAATCAGATTACTAACTTGatcattccattattaatcagaggTTTTACTATTACTTTAAAGTACAGTATCTAATTAAGAGAATTGGATATGTTTTAAGAATGAAGTATATGTAAAGGGTTCACTTTACAAAagataaatgtaaatgtataaaaGATCAAAATTGACACAGggaaaatttatttattttatttatttatttatttcataatctCATTTAACAGCGGGAAACCCGCcccttacagaatggaataaaatatatatatatatatatatatatcttacaatacaaagttatacaatcttactaattttattacaaaaacaattataactgTCAAAAAAGAATAGAAGtatctttaaattattaaaaagaagacaaataCGTGAGATAAATCCATTCTTGGTAACATTGACACAACAATACGGCACATAAAGAAGATTACATTTAGAATTACGAGTACGACAACCAACAGCTTTAACATGAAAGGAAAACAGGGAGATAAAATTACAATTGAAACATGAAttcatacatttatacaaaaattgAAGATCAAACATGGAACGACGAGGGACAACAGAAGGGAGAGAGACAGATAAAGGAGGGCAGTGACAAGTAGAATACACAAAACGTACAAAACGATCTTGGACTCTTTGAAGATGGGTACTATGAGCAGACGAAAACGAATTAGACACAACACTACAGTATTCAAGATGGGGACAGACAAGTGAAacatataaatgaattaaagTATTAGAATTTTTAAAACACCAGCAATTACGACGAATCATGCCCAACATTCTAAATCCCCGACATCCACAGCATTGGATCCAAAAGAGGGTTTAGAAATAATACAGGTACAGCCAATATCAAGTGAAAATTTGTTGCGAGAGAATTTGTGCTCTTATTACATTACTGGAATGTCTAGTAAGAATTAATGAGGAAATTTCATATTAATTCAACTTGTGTTGTGTGATAACCTAAAttattacaacaaaaatattattctaTATTATAACATGCTTCATTGTATTCTGGTATATTTTATTGGTTAATTACACATCACGTGTCATTGGGAATTTGCCCTATCTCACAGAAAAGTGATatctatattaattatatataattaatgtgCTCTGATGCACGTTCAGCTTCCTataacattttgagaattttttgCATGCAGCATTGTTGAATGATCACATTTGGAAATCACGCCTAGCATTCGTCAATGATTTTCGATCGATAAATGGAATAAaattaggtgtgttataaaacaaataattaatgttttatattcgttgAGTGCAGAGAATATTCCATTTGTTGAAAAATTGCTGCTCTATTTTCAACTAGGCTTGTGCCTGGTTAAAAATAGAGCAGTAAATTTTTCAATTtgtgaaatattctcaccatccaactcataaacattcattatttgtatactataatacaattttaaaaattactcaCCTAGAACCAAATGATGTTATAATTTCTTTTCTccaaaaaattgttataatcTATGCAGTTTGGTGGTTCACAAGTAGATTGCAAGTATGTTCCCAAAACTAGAGCCAGCGATGTATTTATCATCTATGTAAACTCCTCCCCTCCCCAAAGTCCACAATCATTATGTAGTACTTTCCAATTACTATGCAGTGCATACCCAATCACTATccagtacacaccaatcatTGTGATTCAGATCAATTGTTAAGAATTACACCaatcaatatacagtatctatatatcaattatggttaattctgacataggcgagcacaatggaaaaacttcggtacaaatatctgccttggatacctacctgatctatctcagatgtaccgtgaaatgtaaatttgataacattagttttcactattacgatattgttccatatttctatcttaggaagatattataaagagtttttaaagaaaatttctGATTTaatcggtagattttcaactcaatttcaattgtacgtgggtcgaagtaatttccgggttcatgatgagttcaccttgcaacCAGGGaggtgaaaaaataatttatacctCCCTGTTGCAACAACCTAGTTTCAACTAAGTCAGCTGTTATTtttcaggccttgtcttttaaggcgagtgagtgcgatcactcaccgaacacactcctaaactgccgttgaggagtgcgatttacaacacacttaaatttggtaaacttctacatacgaaaatacaaacagcacacctacagcactcctgaatgtattgaggagtgcaatttgtagcacacctatgattttcaaaagacaaggcctgatttttgtttattttcgaaacagaccgcgcgtgtgaaggtacagtatagttaaaaaaaaaaaattatactgcaaaataataatgatcaaattaaatatacgccataatcggaatatattgtggggaatagtattataaaattacatatgGAG
This is a stretch of genomic DNA from Antedon mediterranea chromosome 3, ecAntMedi1.1, whole genome shotgun sequence. It encodes these proteins:
- the LOC140043460 gene encoding uncharacterized protein; protein product: MNEVPDGIKDRMCAQKVTSKIDHTIIAISWHGRQNSPSNDMKKSDFVQLMEFAKKNKQPADHLVIGGNFNITSDEAQDWLKDSKDFVVAATDPKGCRKGKKNLDYFIVSSSDELKVTLNSLDVNKMLKVTVPKMDIKLAYDQRHLLKLISDLNLDEFKHIKTSQEKPTESVCKKLHLPDVLLQAATDLEKAKDAETGNDENKCGKKHLLKVITEADHDTILAFSEILENSM